A single region of the Manihot esculenta cultivar AM560-2 chromosome 12, M.esculenta_v8, whole genome shotgun sequence genome encodes:
- the LOC110627954 gene encoding BTB/POZ domain-containing protein At5g66560: MAAGKPSSKGQAWFCTTGLPSDIVIEVEDMSFHLHKFPLMSKSRKLHQLITEQETKQTSTAGIGEAEGEERVPGGDEIEEVHSQISLPNFPGGSETFEMAAKFCYGVKVDLNSSTVAPLRCAGEFLEMTEEYSEDNLISKTERFLSQYVLKSLKGSIKALKSCEKVMPLAETLGIVQRCIDSFASRASSADPASFGWPVSDEANDNRATSNQALWNGIESAVGRKGAVSASIAATSVGRGTNADSWLEPLSLLSLPLFQQLILAMRARDPSPDIIESCLIYYAKKYIPGISRLNRKPFSSSSIASESEHREILETIISNLPRERSSKSSTTTRFLFGLLRTANILNASESCRSALEKKIGSQLEHATLDELLIPSYSKLDENLYDVDCLERILIYCLDGLEERNASGIEAEEDGDHNVISSCLILVGKLIDGYLAEIASDANLKPDRFYNLAIVLPEQARLFHDGLYRAVDIYIKAHPWISQAEKEKICRVMDCQKLTLEACTHAAQNERLPLRAVVQVLFFEQLQLRHAIAGKLIAANATPQNSARPSVLRREQEGVEEGTIPAVAAGAGEAEESRSPWRTAVRANQVLRLDMDSMRTRVHQLEKECSTMKKVIQKIDKEGPRGWGSSLTRRFGCKIKTQVCDSHGQTVVNGRKGRDHDHQQ, encoded by the exons ATGGCAGCTGGGAAGCCCAGCTCCAAGGGGCAAGCTTG GTTTTGCACTACTGGGTTGCCGAGTGACATTGTAATTGAGGTGGAAGATATGAGCTTTCATCTCCACAAG TTTCCTTTGATGTCAAAAAGTCGAAAGCTTCACCAACTAATAACTGAGCAAGAGACAAAACAAACATCCACGGCAGGAATAGGAGAAGCAGAAGGGGAAGAGCGTGTACCTGGAGGAGATGAAATCGAGGAAGTACACAGTCAGATTTCGCTTCCGAATTTCCCGGGCGGCTCTGAAACTTTTGAGATGGCCGCGAAGTTCTGCTATGGCGTTAAGGTCGACCTCAATTCTTCCACCGTTGCCCCGCTTCGCTGCGCTGGAGAGTTTCTTGAGATGACGGAAGAGTATTCTGAAGACAATTTGATTTCCAAGACAGAGCGTTTTCTTTCTCAATATGTGCTCAAGAGTCTCAAGGGGTCTATAAAAGCATTAAAATCATGCGAGAAAGTAATGCCTCTTGCAGAGACCTTAGGCATTGTGCAGCGGTGCATCGATTCCTTTGCTTCCAGAGCTTCCTCCGCTGATCCTGCTTCTTTTGGTTGGCCGGTTAGTGATGAAGCTAATGACAATAGAGCCACATCCAATCAGGCCTTATGGAATGGGATTGAATCAGCGGTGGGTAGAAAGGGAGCCGTCTCTGCCTCCATCGCTGCCACCTCTGTTGGTAGAGGTACAAATGCTGACTCATGGCTTGAACCATTGTCGCTTTTGAGCTTGCCTTTGTTTCAGCAATTGATTCTTGCCATGAGAGCGCGAGATCCTAGCCCAGATATCATAGAGAGCTGCTTAATTTACTATGCGAAGAAGTATATTCCAGGCATATCGAGATTGAACCGGAAGCCATTTTCGTCTTCATCTATAGCCTCAGAGAGCGAGCATAGAGAGATATTAGAGACCATAATTTCAAATCTTCCACGGGAGAGAAGCTCCAAATCTTCCACGACAACAAGGTTTCTTTTCGGCTTGTTAAGAACTGCGAACATATTAAACGCATCCGAATCGTGTCGTTCCGCATTGGAAAAGAAGATTGGTTCACAACTGGAGCATGCTACTCTTGATGAGCTATTGATTCCTAGCTATTCAAAACTTGACGAGAATTTATACGATGTAGATTGCTTGGAGAGAATCTTAATCTACTGCCTGGATGGACTGGAAGAAAGAAATGCATCTGGAATTGAAGCGGAGGAGGATGGTGATCACAATGTGATATCGTCGTGTTTGATACTCGTCGGAAAATTAATCGATGGTTATCTGGCTGAAATTGCTTCAGATGCGAACCTGAAACCTGATAGATTCTACAATCTGGCAATCGTTTTACCGGAGCAAGCTAGGCTTTTCCACGACGGTCTCTACAGAGCCGTCGACATCTATATCAAG GCGCATCCATGGATATCACAGGCAGAGAAGGAGAAGATATGTAGAGTGATGGACTGCCAAAAGCTAACATTGGAGGCATGCACGCACGCTGCACAAAACGAGCGGCTTCCGCTGCGGGCGGTAGTTCAAGTTTTGTTTTTCGAACAATTACAACTCCGACACGCAATCGCCGGAAAATTAATCGCGGCAAATGCAACGCCGCAGAATTCTGCGAGACCGTCGGTTCTAAGACGGGAACAAGAAGGGGTAGAGGAGGGAACAATACCGGCAGTGGCAGCAGGAGCAGGGGAGGCAGAGGAAAGCAGAAGTCCTTGGAGGACAGCAGTGAGGGCGAATCAGGTGCTGCGACTAGATATGGATAGTATGAGGACGCGGGTGCATCAACTGGAAAAGGAATGTTCGACAATGAAGAAAGTGATCCAGAAAATTGATAAAGAGGGCCCACGTGGATGGGGAAGTTCCCTGACGAGGAGATTCGGGTGCAAGATAAAGACTCAAGTGTGTGATTCTCATGGACAGACGGTGGTAAATGGGAGAAAAGGAAGAGACCATGATCACCAACAATAA